The nucleotide sequence TTCCGGCTAATGAATTCCTGAATTTTGAAGGGAAAAAATTTTCCAAGAGTCGCGGCTGGGGAATTGATGTTGATGAATTTCTGAATATTTTTCCACCAGATCCATTGCGGTACACACTCGCAGCGAATCTTCCTGAGAATAAAGACACGGATTTTTATTGGAAGGAATTTCAGTTAAGAAATAACAGCGAACTTGCAGACATACTTGGTAATTTTATCAACCGGACATTTACATTTATCCACAAGCATTTTGATGGAAAAGTTCCGGCAAAAGGGAAGCCGGAAAAAATTGATAATGATATGCTTATCGAAATATCTGAATACCCGGGAAGAATTGCCGAACTATTTGAAAGGTATAAAATAAAAGATGGTGTTAACGAAATGATGAATCTCGCCCGGGATGGTAACAAATATTTTAATGACTCTGAACCCTGGGTAACCATCAAATCAAATAAGGAGAAGTGTGGAACAACATTGAACATTTGTCTTCAGGCAATTTATACACTTGCGGAATTGTTCTATCCTGTTTTACCTTTCTCTTCAGAAAAATTATTTAAAATGTTAAACGCTGAACCTGTTGATTGGAGAGAAAGCGGAAAATCTTTATTGAAAGAAGGACATCAAATCAACAATGCAGAAATATTATTTCCTAAAATAGAGGATGAAGTGATAGAAGAACAAATATCAAAACTTGGTCATACAGAAACACAAGCTGATAAGAAACCAGATGAATTAATTTCATACGAGGACTTTATGAAAACAAAATTGAAAGTTGCTGAAGTTTTATCGGCTGAAAAAATTACAAAAAGTAAGAAGCTGATGAAGATAAAAGTGATGCTTGACGATGGAGAAAGACAATTAGTTGCAGGTATTGCTGAACACTATAACCCGGAAGATTTAATCGGTAAAAAGGTTGTTGTCGTTGCAAATCTTCAGCCTGCAAAATTGATGGGTGAAGAATCCTGTGGTATGATTTTAGCCGTTGATAAAGAACCGAATGGACTGCAAGTTTTAATTGTTGATGATTCTGTTAAAATTGGAACAAGAGTTAAATAATTTTTCAAATAATATTTAAAGGTATAAAATGAAGTATCTGGTAATGTCTTTTATTCTTTTTTCAGGGGCGATTTTAGCTCAATCTTCTGTTGAAAAATTCACACCGCAATTAAATACTGTTGTGGAAAACTCAAATCCAACTGAAGAGTTGTTGGTTTGGGTTTTCTTTTCTGACAAGGGGAATCAAACACAAAACTATTTTCTTGAACCATCCACAGTGGTTAGTGAAAAATCACTGAAGAGAAGAGCAAAAGTTCTTACTGCAGATAAAATTATTTCTCAAAGAGATCTGCCGGTCAATCAAAGTTACGTTGATCAGCTTCTTGCAGTGGGTTTCGTTCTAAAACAAAAATCAAAATGGTTCAATGGAGTCAGCGGCTGGATAAAATCTTCTGAGCTTCCTCAAATAGCAAACTTGTCATTCGTAAATCAATTGGATATTGTTTATCGGTTTCGGTCTGATAAATTCGAAGAAGAAATAATTAGTGATTCGCCGGATGAATCAAACCAAAATTTATTAAAACCACAGGAAATTTATTCTTATAATTACGGTCAGTCATTAACCCAATTAAATATTATATCAGTTCCTCAGGTTCACGATTTAGGATATACCGGTACTGGCGTAACTATTTGTATGATGGATGCAGGTTTTGATTTATGGACAACACATCAGGTATTTAGTTCTATGAATGTAATAGCTACGTGGGATTTCGTTAATGGTGATGCGGATGTTGAAAATGGAAGTGATATGGGTAATGGCTCGCACGGTACATCAACGTTATCATTAATCGGTGGATTTTATGAAGGAGAACTTATCGGTCCTGCTTTCAATGCAGATTTTATACTTGCAAAAACTGAAAACACTGATACCGAAACTCCGATTGAAGAAGATAATTGGATAGCAGCAATGGAATGGGCAGATAGTATTGGTGTGGATATTACCTCAACTTCATTAGGTTACCTTGATTTCGATCCACCGTATCCGAGCTATACATGGGAAGATATGGATGGTAATACAGCTCGGATAACAAATGGAGCTGATTATGCAGT is from Ignavibacteriota bacterium and encodes:
- the metG gene encoding methionine--tRNA ligase, whose translation is MSKEKVLVTSALPYANGPIHLGHLSGAYLPADIYVRYKRLNGDDVLYICGSDEHGVPITITADKEKVSPQVIIDRYHESNKRAFKRFGMSFDNYSRTSLPIHHETAKEFFLEFYNRGLFIEKKSNQFYDEKAKMFLPDRYVEGTCPRCGNEQARSDECENCGSLYDPSELINPKSKVTGETPVLKETTHYYFPLGKYQPALENYVNEMNEKYGWKENVLQYCRGWFKEGLKDRAITRDLDWGVKVPVDSAAGKVIYVWFEAVLGYISSTKEFSQLKKQPDLWKKYWQDIKTKYIAFIGKDNVVFHTIIFPAILMAWNEGKNEKYCLPQNVPANEFLNFEGKKFSKSRGWGIDVDEFLNIFPPDPLRYTLAANLPENKDTDFYWKEFQLRNNSELADILGNFINRTFTFIHKHFDGKVPAKGKPEKIDNDMLIEISEYPGRIAELFERYKIKDGVNEMMNLARDGNKYFNDSEPWVTIKSNKEKCGTTLNICLQAIYTLAELFYPVLPFSSEKLFKMLNAEPVDWRESGKSLLKEGHQINNAEILFPKIEDEVIEEQISKLGHTETQADKKPDELISYEDFMKTKLKVAEVLSAEKITKSKKLMKIKVMLDDGERQLVAGIAEHYNPEDLIGKKVVVVANLQPAKLMGEESCGMILAVDKEPNGLQVLIVDDSVKIGTRVK
- a CDS encoding S8 family serine peptidase; this translates as MKYLVMSFILFSGAILAQSSVEKFTPQLNTVVENSNPTEELLVWVFFSDKGNQTQNYFLEPSTVVSEKSLKRRAKVLTADKIISQRDLPVNQSYVDQLLAVGFVLKQKSKWFNGVSGWIKSSELPQIANLSFVNQLDIVYRFRSDKFEEEIISDSPDESNQNLLKPQEIYSYNYGQSLTQLNIISVPQVHDLGYTGTGVTICMMDAGFDLWTTHQVFSSMNVIATWDFVNGDADVENGSDMGNGSHGTSTLSLIGGFYEGELIGPAFNADFILAKTENTDTETPIEEDNWIAAMEWADSIGVDITSTSLGYLDFDPPYPSYTWEDMDGNTARITNGADYAVSLGIFVVNSAGNSGYDVHNTLGAPADGDSVIAIGAVNSGGTRAAFSSVGPTVDGRIKPDLMAMGSANYTACNGSNNCYSSWGSGTSWSCPMAAGAAALLLEADPSMTPMQLAELMKNTASQSGSPDNLMGWGIVNTYAALQSLLTNNNETNQFPENYYLLQSYPNPFNPTTKIRFAVPEKSNVKLYLYDILGNELSVLFNEEVTPGIKEIELNGNNLASGIYLVKMLTNNYQNTIKISLLK